A region of the Stieleria neptunia genome:
GTCCAGTCCCCCGAGACCGTGCTGTCCAACGAACTGATTTGCAATTTTGTCTTGGTCGACACGGTTGCCAAGCCGATCGCCAAACCGGCCGACGCGATCCCGTTCGATCCGCCGGGGCGGTCGGTGATTTCCGGGCGAAGTCCGTCGATGCAAACCGTGTCGCTGCAGCGGCTGCCGTCGGATTGGCGTCGGTTGCGTGACATCGATTGCATCGTGATTCAGGGTGACCGACTTCGACAGGTTGACCGACTCGACGCGCCGACGGCGGGGCAAGCCGGTGCAACGGCGACGGCGGAGCGTCAAGCGATCGAAGCGATCCGCGACTGGGTCTTGATGGGTGGGACGTTAGTCGTGCTGCAAGCCCCCGATGCGACCCAATTGGCTCGGTCGCTGCGGCTGAAGCTGCTGCAGCAAAAGGCAGAGGACGAAGGGTTCGCCGCGCTGATCACTTCGACCGTCTCGACGATGGACGATTCGTTGAAGCGATTTCGAGAGGCGCTGTCCCCGGTGTCCGGGCGATCGCAGAACACTCCGCTGCCGGTCGCTCCACGTGTGCTTTCCCTTCCCGTGGGCGATAGCAATTTGATGGGCGATAGCAATTTGATGGGCGAAAGTGATTCGATCGTCGGAAGCGATGTGATGGTGGTCTTGGGACCGAGCACGCGTGAACGCTTTTCCGAGACACAGCTTGCCGCGACCGAGAAATGGATCGAAGCGATGGAAGCGCGGATCGGAGCGTTTGATTCGGATTGGAAGCAAGGCTATCGACGGTCCGTCGGCGGTGGTCAGGTGGTGGGGGTCCCGGCCGAGTCGATCGATTCGCTGCTGGCCTTCGATCTGCTGGAAACGTTGGTCGGGTATCGGTGTTCGCCGATGCTCGCTCGCGGCGTCGATCCGATGATGGGCGACTTTCGTAGCCGGCGGTGGTTGATTCCGGGCGTCGCCGAACCACCGGTCTACACGTTCATGGGAATTTTGACCCTGTTCGTGTTGCTGGTCGGGCCGGTCGCCTATCGCTGGACGACGCGAGGCCATCGGTCCCATCTGATGTTTCTGATCGCGCCGGCGCTGGCGTTGGTCACGACTGCCGCGATGTTCGCTTACAGCATCGTGTCCGACGGGTTCGGAACCACCGTTCGTGTGCGGCAATTGACTTGGATCGACGGGGCCAGCGGCGATGCGATCGAACGGACCCGGTCGACCCTGTTTTCGGGGATCAGTCCCCGCGCGGGATTGCGATTCGCCGACGACGCCGAAGTGATGGCCTATCCCAATGGCGGCCGGCAGATGTGGCGGGATCTGCGCAGCGAAGTCGGCGAGGTGCGTTTGCACACCGACGTCGGCGCCGCTGACCAGCGGCTGGACGCCGCGTTTTTGCCGTCGCGCACCCAGACCCAGTTCGTCACCCATCAAATCCGCCGCGGCGTGGGGACTCTCTCGATCAATGGACTCCGGCCGTTCGACTCCTCCGGCCAAGTCCCCAATGCCCAATCGATTGAACTGTCCAGCTCGCTGCCGTTTGAACTCCGCGATCTGGTCGTTTGTTCGCCCGACGGTCGCTATTGGTCCGCCGCCAGAATCGGCGCCGGCGAAACCGCTTCGGCCGACTGGATCCCCAAGACCCAAGACGCGTCGAAGTTGTTGGGAAGCCTCTACACCCGGCATCGGCCGATCGGCGCGGTCTCCCAGTCGGGACGGTCGCAAGGCACCCGGCGGATCCGCGATCTGGTGCTCTTTGTCAACAAAGAGGTCAGCCGCAACGGGCTGGTCGTGACCGACGGCGTGTTCGAACACTGGCTCAACGACACCCTCTTCGTGCGTGGGGAATTGCCGCCGGGGATGTTCGTCGGCATCGCATCGCCCAGCCCGGACGTCGTTGCCATCGCGGATGCCGAGCAGGTCGCCAGCGTCCGCTATGTGCTGGGGACGTTGCCATGAGTTTCACCGACCAGGGGCCCGACGACCGCGGCGCCGCAGCCGGCCCGGCCGGCGAATCGACAGTCGGCGAACCGACAGTCGGCGAATCGGGGACACCGCGCGGGGGTGCCGAGACGACCGTCGGCCAACGCGTCGGTGTTCACACGGATGGGGCCGAGTGCATCGAGCTGCGTCGACTGCATCGTTTCTTCGGCGACACCCGGGCGGTCAACGACGTCACCTTTAGCGTCGGTCGCGGCCAGGTGTTCGGCTTCATCGGCCCCAACGGCGCCGGCAAAACGACCTCGATGCGGATCCTGGCGACGCTGGATTTGCCCAGCTACGGCGACGCCTTCGTCGACGGATTCTCCGTCGTCAACGATCCCGAACTGGTGCGCAAGCGATTGGGGTTCATGCCCGACGCCTTCGGCACCTATCGCGATGTGAACTGCCGCGAGTATCTGGATTTTTTCGCCCGGGCTTACGGTTTGGTGGGGCGTCAGCGGACCCAGCGGCTGCAGTGGGTGCTGGATTTTACCGGCACCGGCGGCATGGCCACCAAACCGATTCGCGGCTTGAGCAAGGGGATGAAACAGCGTCTGTGCCTCGGCCGCGCACTCGTGCATGACCCCGCCGTGATGATTCTGGACGAGCCCGCCGCGGGGCTGGACCCGCGGGCCCGCATCGAGCTGCGGCGGATGATTCGTGAACTGGCCGACCGCGGCAAAACGATCCTGATCAGCAGCCACATCCTGACCGAACTGGCCGAAATGTGCGACGCGGTGGGGATCATCGAACAGGGCAAACTGCTGGCGACCGGCAGCGTCGACCAGATCCAAAGCGAGACGCAAAACCAATCCGAGCTGACGCTCCGAATCCTGAATCGCCACGGCGAAATCACCGAGTCGTTGTCGCGTCTGGATGACCACATCGCGATCGACAACGTGATCCTGGACGGCCAATTCGTTCGCTTCGGCTTTAGCGGAAAACCGGAGGACCAGGCCGCCATCGTGACGCACTTTGTCACGCAAGGATTTCAAGTCGCCGAAGTCACCGCCCATAAGAAAAGTTTGGAAGACCTGTTCTTGCAAGTCACCGAGGGGTTGGTTCAGTGAGGTTTGAGTCTTGAGTCTTGAGTCTTGAGTCTTGAGTCTTGAGTCTTGAGTCTTGAGATTTGAGATTTGAGATTTGAGATTTGAGATTTGAGATTTGAGATTTGAGATTTGAGATTTGAGATTTGAGATTTGCTTCCTGATTTTTCTGCCCCCCATTTTTCTGCCATTTCCCACTCCTCCTCCCTGAATTTTCCGATGGCGACGATAGAGCACACGATCGAGAGCACGCCTGCCGACTCGGGGGCGGATTGGCTTGGCCGGCTGGATCGGTGGTGCGAGCGCGTGGGTGATGCGATCAATCCGATCTTGGTCAAGGAGACGCGACAGTCGCTCAAGAGTCGGCAGTTCGTCGTGACGTTTTCCATGATCCTGTTTGCGGCGTTGGCGTGGACCATTGCGGGCAGCCTGTCGTTGATGCCACGGATCTACACGACGCCGTCGGCGCCACGGATGATGATCGGCTATTACGCGGTGTTGGCGCTGCCGATGATGATGGTCGTGCCGTTGGCGGCGTATCGTTCCTTGGAGAGCGAGATCGACGACGGGACGCTGGAGTTGTTGTCGATCACCGCCCTGTCTCCCTGGCAGATCGTGATGGGGAAATTGGCAAGTGCTTCGCTGCAGATGGTGCTGTATTTTGTCACCTTGTTTCCCTGTCTGGCCTACGCGTATTCCTTGCGTGGCGTGGATTTGCCGACGACGCTGCTGATCGTCGCATCGTTGGCGGTGACCGGATTGCTGCTGACGGTGGTCGGATTGTTCTTTGCGCCGTTGGCGCGCGGTCGGTCCGGACGCGTGGCGACGATGTTGGTCCTGATCTTTATCCTCGTGCTTGCCGAATACGGCATCAGCTCGATGGTCGTCGGGATGATCCTGTACGGCAATCCGCTCTCGGCGCCGGCGTTGTTGTTCACGGTGCTGGCGACGTTTGCGCTGTCGGGATCGTTGGGGCATTTGTTGTTGACCGCCACGGCGGCTCAATTGACACCGGAAACGGAGAACCGTTCCACGTCGCTGCGTCTGTCGCTGCTCGTGCTGACGACGATCTGCGTCGCCACGATTGCCGCGGCCATGCTCGTGCTGGGCGATGACGGACTGCCGGTCTACATCGGCGGATTGTTCGTGATCGCCGGACTGTGGACCTTCTGCGGTGCGTTGATGGTGGGTGAGCGTTCGACCATCACACCGCGTATCCGACGAGAATTGCCGAGCAGTTTTCTGGGGCGATTGTGTTTGACCTGGCTGACACCGGGGCCGACGACCGGACTGGTCTTCGCCATCATCGGAATCTCGATTCTGGCGTCGATCCAATATGTGTCGTTGGACTGGGTGCTTCGAACGGCCAACGTCGGCGGTTCGATGCGGCGTCAGTTGCGACTGCTGTTGGGGGTGCCGGCGATTCTGTACCCGGCGTATCTGATCAGTTTTCTGGTTGCCGTTCGAGTGGTCATGTTCGCGGTCCGATTGCGCAACAATCCCCGCGTCGAAATCGGCTTGGCCGCCTTGATTGTCGTTGCCGTGATGGCCGCGCTGGTCCCGTATTCGTTGCAACTGCACTACAACGACTATCAACCGCTTACCTACGATTCGACCTGGCAGGTCACCAATTGGGCATTCACGATGGCGACGGCGGTGGAGCGAAGGCTACCGCCGGGCGTTGTCGGGCAGATCGTCGGCGCCGCCGTTTGCCTGTCGTTGCTTTCGTTTTTTGCCGCATGGCAGACGACGCGTCCACGCCGCATCGCCACGCCACAGCGGGTTCAGGAAGAGCTCAGCCGCCGCTAACGGGGTCGGCTTGCAATGCGTCTGGCCTGCAGCGCGGCGCCGGGCAGACTTGCCGCAAGCTGTGTTGCAGATCGGCCAATTGAAACGGCTTGGACAAACTCGCATCGGGCTTCCTGCCGGAGACCTGTTTGAGTTTTTCGATCTCGATCAACAGGCCGCTGCAAACGATGATCGGCAGGTCCGGGCAAATCGACTTGAGTTGTCGAAAGGTTTCCGCCCCGGAGAGATCGGGCATCATCAAGTCCAAGATGACCACGTCAAAGGCCTCCCCCCGCTGGACCCTCGCGATCGCCTCGCGGCCTCTGGAAACATCCGTCACGCGGTGGCCGATCGCTTCGAGACTCAACTTGGCCACGCGACGCACCTCGTCGTCATCGTCAACCAGCAAGATCGCCCGCTCGACATCGTCGATGCGGAGCAACGCGACACGTTCGACAGGCTCTTCGGTGGGTGTGGGAAAACGGGTCGCGGTTGGATTCAGGGGCGTGGTGGCGTCACGCTGTGTCTCGACCGCCGCCGCAGCCGCCGCAGCCGCAGCAGCCGGCGCAGCAGCAGCCGCAGCCGGCGCCTCCGCCGCAGCCGGCAACAGGATCGTGAAGACACTCCCCTGGCCCCGCTCGCTTTGGCAATCAATCGATCCGCCGTGTTGGTTGATCACGCCATAAGAAAGTGCCAGCCCCAATCCGGTGCCTTCACCGACTTTCTTGGTGGTGAAGAACGGCTCGAAGACACGGGCCCGGGTTTCGTGGTCCATACCGTGGCCATCATCGCGCACTCGGGCACGTGCATACTCCGCCCCCTCGGCGTCGACGAAGCGATCGGTCTGCAAGACGATCGTTCCGGTTTGCCGGCCCAAGGCGTCGTGCGCATTGAACAAAAGATTCAGCAACACCTGCTCCAATTGAGCATGGTCAAACCGACACGGTGGCAGCCGCGGGCTCAATTGCATGGTCACGACCACGTCGGGTGACAGCGACGTCTTGGCCAGCAACACCGCCTCTTCGACGACCTCATTGAGATGACCGACTTGCAAGTCAAGATTGGTCTGGCGGGTGAAGCCGAGCAGCGAGCGGACCAGCTTGGTCGCCTGTGCGGTGCAGCGGCGGGCGGACGCCAGACAGTGTCCGGGCTGGTCTTCGTCACGGGATCCCCCGATGTCGATCAATTCCAAGTTCGATGCGATCGCGGCGAGCAGGTTGTTGAAATCGTGTGCGACGCCGCCGGCGAGTCGACCGAGCGCGTCCATTTTCTGACTCTCCATCAACTGAGACTCCAGCCGTCGGTTGGTTCGCACCGTCCGCTGCAACCTCAGCCACAGCGTGGCAAAGCAGAGCATGCCCACCATCCCCACGACCGCGATCAACGCCAGTGCCGAGATCCCTGCCGAACGTGACAATTGCCACCAACGCGAAAGGACCTGCACTCCACCGGTCCCCTCGAGTTCGACGATGAACTCGGGGGAAAAATCTTGCTCCAGCTCGGTGATCCCGGGCGGCGCCGCGGAAACCATTCCCGTGACCGCGACACGACGCACGTTCTCCAACGACAGATCCTGCCAGGTCGCATCGTCAACCTTCAGGGTCGCCGCGAATTCCGTCTCGCCGTCACGGAGCATGATGATTCGCTCGTCGTCCTGGCTGAGTGAAAAGATGAAATCGGCTTCGATCGTCGCACGGTAGGGAAGCAGCGACAGTTCAACGGATTGAGCCTCGTCACGCTGCGGCGGCGGAACGGTCTGAAAGGCCCTGGAGTGAAGCGAGATGGCTTGGAAGGCGTTCGCCCCCCGGCGGCGCAGTGTCACATCCACCAAGTGCCCCACCGCATCTCCGCGGGCCATCGCGGTGTCGATAAAAATCCCCGTGCCCTCGGATTCAATCAAGTAGCCTTCGCCCACCGCCACCGATGTGATTTGACCGCTGGTCCGATACAGCCCCCCGACGAGCGAGCCGGCGGTGCGAAGCTGCTCGATCGTCCTGACCTCGGTGCCGGCGACCGGATCGGTCTCACCCACTTGCCGAAGGGGCTGCAGCGGGGGATCGAATTCGTTCATCTCCACGACATAACGACTCGGCTGTTTGTCAGCATCCATCTCGCAGATCAACGTCCCTTCGATCGCCACTTCGCTACCGATCCACCGGGTCCATTCAAAGACGGCGTTCTCTTCGAAGCGGTGAACCAGAAACGAGGTGTCACCCGACGAGCAGGAAGCGATCCAGAGGTCACCGAAACGTGCGACCTCCTGCACCGTGCCGGTTGTCTTGACCCGATGCGACCAGCGACTGCCGAGGGTCAGGTCTTCGATGCGAAACGATTGCGCTTCGACAGGCTCGACGACCTCGGAGACTTCGATCGTTTCGACCTGCACAAAATGGCCGTCCACGACCAACCGCCCCACCACACGGATGCGAGTGCCGGGCCGCAGTCGACTGTGACGCTCGAAATGGACGAACGGAACGGACAGGTAGATCGCGCTGTGTTGATCCCGCACAAACACGGCTCGGTCACGCACGTCCCAGTAGTTGACCCAGACCTCAAAATCGACCGGAACCGTTTCGACGTCCGTTCGCCCATAGTGCCGTTTTAAATCCAACAGGCTGCCGATGACGTCGCCGGATGAATCGTCGATCTGGCCGCCGACACGATCCTGCGCGGCGACCAGGCCCTGCGCGGCGGCCAGCCCCTGCTCGGCGGCCAGTCCCTGCTCGGCGGCCAGTCCCTGCTCGGCGGCCAGTCCCTGCTCGGCGGCCAGTCCCTGCTCGGCGGCCAGTCCCTGCTCGGCGGCCAGTCCCTGCTCGGCGGCCAGTCCCTGCTCGGCGGCGAAAATCGCCATCGCCAGACACGTCACCGTCAAGGTGCCGAACAAAACGGGTCGATCCATCGGTGCGGACGGCATGGCAGGCAAGTCCCGGTTAAACGATCTCGGGAACTTCGTAGCCCTTGCGATACTGGCGACGGAGCAACCCGTTGGCGACGTCGGCGTCGGAGCCGACAAACTGTTCCGTCTGCGGATCCAGCGACAACAGCGGGCTGAGTTTGATCTCGCGGCTGTCGAGTTTCAGGTCATGCGCGGCGAGATGTTCATCCATTTCGCCCAGCAACGCGTCCCACTGGTCCAGCTTGACCTCGCCGGCCAGTTCACGGCTAAAGCTCTCGCCCGCCTGGAACGCGACGTTGGCCAAATTGCACCACCCGGTGCTGTCGTTGCCGACGGCGACTTCGGCGTTCAGCAGGCTGCGGTCTCGGGCACGGACGGCATCGATAAAGTTCTGTTGATGCAGAACGTCACCATTCCCTTTGAATTCTTTGATCTTTTTCCCGTCATTGTCGTACGCTGCGGCGCGACCGCGCTGGCCCTCGAAACGGCCGCCTTCGCAGAACGCCATGTAGCCGCTGGCAGGGCCCGGATGCGAGGGGCTTTTTCTGCCGCCGGGCTGGGACGGCAAGTTGCTCAGCCCGATCACCACCGGGATCGATCCGGTATCGAAATAGGCGAAGTGCACGTTGGGCGTTTCACCCGCGTCGTTAAAGACGACTCGACCGCCGCCGCCCAGGACTCGTCGGGGCAGCGCCACGCTGTCTTGGAAAATGTTGTTGCGACAATCGTCCAGAACGTGGACGCCCCAGTTGCCCATTTCGCCGCTGCCGGTGTTCCAATCCCAGTGCCAATCGTAGTGCAGTTTTTCGCGGTAGAGGGGCTCATCGGCGGCCGGTCCCAGCCACAGGTCGTAGGCGACGTTCTTTTCGATTTCCAGCGGCGTGTCACGTTTGCCGATCGAGGGGCGGACGCCGTAGCGATTGACCCGCGCGGCTTGAATTTCCCCGAGCGCCTTTTCTTCGTGCAAGAACCGCTTGATTTCGGCCTGCATCGGGTCGCTGCGCTGCTGCGTTCCGATTTGGCAAATCTTGTTGTACTTGCGTGCCGCCGCGACCGTCTGACGGCCTTCCCACTGGCTGTGCGACAGCGGTTTTTCGACGTACACGTCCTTGCCGGCTTCCATCGCCCAGATCGCAGCCAAACAGTGCCAGTGGTTGCACGTCGCGATGACCACGGCATCGATCGAGGGGGAATCGATCAGCTCGCGCAGATCCGCCCAGCCCTGGGCTTTGGGGAACCGTTGTTTGGCCGCCCCCAATCGATTTTCGTCGACGTCGCACAGCCCGGCGATGTTGACGCCCTCGACTTTCCCGAATTGCCCCATCAGCCCGCCGGCACGTCCGCCGCAGCTGATGAATCCGAGGTTGATTTCGTCGTTGGCGTTGGCGGCCCGCAAGCTGCGGCCGGGAAGCGAGGACGTCACCGCAACTGCGGCGGCGGCGGACGCGGTCGAACCGACAAACTGGCGGCGGGTTAGTCTGGTCATCTGGAGTTCACTCTGCAAAATTCAAGAGGAGGAGTCACGGTCGTGCGGCGGGGCAACGACGGTGATCAGGGGCGGATCGTCGTCGCGATATGATAACCGCTGCGGCCCGGTCGCTGGCAGCCCGTGCCGATAAATCGACCGGGGTTTCCCGGAGATCGGCTGAAACCGAATGCATCGACCCCGTAAATCAATTCCATTCGCCACCGGCACCACAAAACCATGCCAGCGGTTGGTGCAAAAACAGCGCCCCTCCGGTTTTCTCGCCCGCCGCACCCCACCGCCAATGCGTGTCCCCAGCCGACGCACCTCCCCCCAACGAATCCTTGCTCGCATGCTCCTGCAATAGAGACGGCCTCTGTGGAGCTGCTTGGTCGCCCCCTGTGTGGTTGCGGTCCTTTGAGAAACCAGGATAATTCGAAGAACACTTATCGCCGAGCCGGGGATCATGCCGCCCCATTCTTGTCCACCCGGCCTGCGAGACCAGGTGATAAACAAGTTCTGGCACGAAGTGACATCGTACTCGTGCTCAGGCGCCAGCCGGTACTTGTACTCCTACTCGAATCGGGTCACCAATGACCGAACCAATCTTCGACCACGATCGACTCGACGTTTATCGCCTCTCGATCGATTATGTCGCATCATCGTTCTCGCTTGCCAAGGATCTCAACGGTTGCCATCGACACGCTCGGGATCAGTGGCTTCGTGCCGCTCAATCGATTCCGCTCAACATCGCCGAAGGGAACGGAAAACGCAGCCTGAAGGATCGGAGTCGTTTTCTGGACATCGCTCGTGGGTCGGCGCTCGAATGTGTTGCGATTCAGAATGTTCTCGCTGCAACGGACGGACTAAACGCTGGATCCCACGCAGACTTGAAACGATTGCTCCATCGGATCGTCTCCATGTTGACTCGGCTGATAGCGCGTTCGGCGACCGTCGCCGAACTACCGGCGGAGTACAATGCTGGAGTCGAGTACGAGTACCGCGATGCTGAGTACGAGTACAAGTACGATGAAGGCCGGAAGCCAGAACCAAGAATTGCACCAAAGGACGCGGCGCCGTTTTTCTCCAAATCATTGTCCACCGCGCATCCTCGGTGAATTCAACCGTTCGCGCTGCGGACCGACGCCTGACGACAGCGTCCACTTTTTCTTTTGTGTCTTCTCGCGTTTTTTGTGGCAATTGATTCGCCGTCGTTGGACCGTGACCGGAAGGACACCCACCGGATTTTGTCAGAGCTCTGTTTCCTGGGATTCGCATTTAATGTCTCGGTTGGATAGGTGCGCGGTCGACTCGACCGACGAAAACAAACCGACACCCGAAATGGAGACTGCTCCGTGTTTGCCGAATCCAAAGGGATCCATGGAGCGGATTTGGCTGGCGGGGCGATGTGTCTTAGGCCCGGAGGGCCGGTAGAGTGTTTGCCGGTGGCATCAGCCACCGGGGGTGGATTCAAAGGAATACCCAAGGCCCAGCGGGCCGACACAATGCCCGGGCTTCGAGTGGCCCGGGAGACCCATTGTGCCGGCCTTCCAGGCCTCAGCAAATCTGTATCTTCCGATACCGGTGGCTGACACCACCGGCAAGCATTGTGCCAGCCCTCCAGGCTTCATCCCGACTCCAGAAAAAAGTCGGTACAGCAAGGGGAGTGAAATTTTCCCAGGCCATTCCGATCGAGTACATTGGCAACCAGCGACGTCGGCTCGGGCTGTCGTCATGGCCGGACGCGCGCATCATGTGTGCACCGCAGTCGCCGAGTTGAGTTGATTTTTGAGTTCTGGTCGATCGCGCCGACGTGGTGACCACCGCCGTTATTTGCATTGAAGAACGGAGACTGCATCGTGCGTCAGGCTTTTACTTGGATTGCCGCCGCCAACGTTGCTCTGATTTTAAGCTCAATCGCAAAGGGAGAGCCACCCACGCCTGTAGCAGAGAAGGGGCTTCGCATTGGAATGGAGTTTGATACGGCTAAATCGGTATTGAAGAGCGTCGGTGCAAAACGCGTTGAAGAAGATCAGGCAGTAGGGTATATGCCGCGACAATCACGCTCGGAACCTTTGTATGGCAGACACCTTTACCTAATTGATGAAGGAGTGCGTCTGACGGTCGCCGTCGACTTGGAGACAAAAAAGGTGCCGGAAATCGATCTTAGGTTGATTGCGAGAGACCGCTTTGGTCGGCCAACCTACTTTATGGCGAGTTGCAGCAAGGTGACGTTCCACTCCGATGGTAGTTATTCGGTCAGGTTCCCTGGTCCGCGATCTCTGCCGGTGGAACATGATGACGGCGAATAACCAATAAGAATTTGACATCGCGTGAATGACGAGCGGTGTCTCTCTCTGTTCCCTGTTTTGCAACGCGTGATCAGCCCCAGCACCGTGCGGTGATGGGGCGGCATGCGTTGGTGGTACTTGGCGATGTAACCGGGGGCAAACGTTCGCAGTGCATCGGCGACGGTGAAATCCGTCGCCTCAGCCATCGTGAGCATCGACCGGCCAGACTTCTTACTACCGGCAAACAACTCGTTGATGATCTTTCGCGAATCCGCTTCGGCCGTCTCGGTCAAATGCAGATTGATCATCGTCTCGAACGTAACCGTAGACCGTTCGATCGGCCATTCCAGCCAATCGGAGGTCCTCGATGAGTTTGTTGTGCCATTTTCCATCCAGACTCCATCACCTATGGCAACGAGGTCGAATGGTTTCCTGAGGAATCCAAAGACGAATCCGACGCTGCACACGCTCACGCCGTTGCTTGGGAGTCGAGCGTCTTGGGATGTTTGAAGTGCACCACTGAGATCAAGACGCGGTTTGCACCGCACGGGAAACAAGTGGGATAGGCTTCCAGCCTGTCGACGCTGGAATGACAGGCTGGAAGCCTATCCC
Encoded here:
- a CDS encoding ABC transporter ATP-binding protein, with protein sequence MSFTDQGPDDRGAAAGPAGESTVGEPTVGESGTPRGGAETTVGQRVGVHTDGAECIELRRLHRFFGDTRAVNDVTFSVGRGQVFGFIGPNGAGKTTSMRILATLDLPSYGDAFVDGFSVVNDPELVRKRLGFMPDAFGTYRDVNCREYLDFFARAYGLVGRQRTQRLQWVLDFTGTGGMATKPIRGLSKGMKQRLCLGRALVHDPAVMILDEPAAGLDPRARIELRRMIRELADRGKTILISSHILTELAEMCDAVGIIEQGKLLATGSVDQIQSETQNQSELTLRILNRHGEITESLSRLDDHIAIDNVILDGQFVRFGFSGKPEDQAAIVTHFVTQGFQVAEVTAHKKSLEDLFLQVTEGLVQ
- a CDS encoding four helix bundle protein codes for the protein MTEPIFDHDRLDVYRLSIDYVASSFSLAKDLNGCHRHARDQWLRAAQSIPLNIAEGNGKRSLKDRSRFLDIARGSALECVAIQNVLAATDGLNAGSHADLKRLLHRIVSMLTRLIARSATVAELPAEYNAGVEYEYRDAEYEYKYDEGRKPEPRIAPKDAAPFFSKSLSTAHPR
- a CDS encoding ATP-binding protein, producing the protein MPSAPMDRPVLFGTLTVTCLAMAIFAAEQGLAAEQGLAAEQGLAAEQGLAAEQGLAAEQGLAAEQGLAAEQGLAAAQGLVAAQDRVGGQIDDSSGDVIGSLLDLKRHYGRTDVETVPVDFEVWVNYWDVRDRAVFVRDQHSAIYLSVPFVHFERHSRLRPGTRIRVVGRLVVDGHFVQVETIEVSEVVEPVEAQSFRIEDLTLGSRWSHRVKTTGTVQEVARFGDLWIASCSSGDTSFLVHRFEENAVFEWTRWIGSEVAIEGTLICEMDADKQPSRYVVEMNEFDPPLQPLRQVGETDPVAGTEVRTIEQLRTAGSLVGGLYRTSGQITSVAVGEGYLIESEGTGIFIDTAMARGDAVGHLVDVTLRRRGANAFQAISLHSRAFQTVPPPQRDEAQSVELSLLPYRATIEADFIFSLSQDDERIIMLRDGETEFAATLKVDDATWQDLSLENVRRVAVTGMVSAAPPGITELEQDFSPEFIVELEGTGGVQVLSRWWQLSRSAGISALALIAVVGMVGMLCFATLWLRLQRTVRTNRRLESQLMESQKMDALGRLAGGVAHDFNNLLAAIASNLELIDIGGSRDEDQPGHCLASARRCTAQATKLVRSLLGFTRQTNLDLQVGHLNEVVEEAVLLAKTSLSPDVVVTMQLSPRLPPCRFDHAQLEQVLLNLLFNAHDALGRQTGTIVLQTDRFVDAEGAEYARARVRDDGHGMDHETRARVFEPFFTTKKVGEGTGLGLALSYGVINQHGGSIDCQSERGQGSVFTILLPAAAEAPAAAAAAPAAAAAAAAAAVETQRDATTPLNPTATRFPTPTEEPVERVALLRIDDVERAILLVDDDDEVRRVAKLSLEAIGHRVTDVSRGREAIARVQRGEAFDVVILDLMMPDLSGAETFRQLKSICPDLPIIVCSGLLIEIEKLKQVSGRKPDASLSKPFQLADLQHSLRQVCPAPRCRPDALQADPVSGG
- a CDS encoding Gfo/Idh/MocA family protein is translated as MTRLTRRQFVGSTASAAAAVAVTSSLPGRSLRAANANDEINLGFISCGGRAGGLMGQFGKVEGVNIAGLCDVDENRLGAAKQRFPKAQGWADLRELIDSPSIDAVVIATCNHWHCLAAIWAMEAGKDVYVEKPLSHSQWEGRQTVAAARKYNKICQIGTQQRSDPMQAEIKRFLHEEKALGEIQAARVNRYGVRPSIGKRDTPLEIEKNVAYDLWLGPAADEPLYREKLHYDWHWDWNTGSGEMGNWGVHVLDDCRNNIFQDSVALPRRVLGGGGRVVFNDAGETPNVHFAYFDTGSIPVVIGLSNLPSQPGGRKSPSHPGPASGYMAFCEGGRFEGQRGRAAAYDNDGKKIKEFKGNGDVLHQQNFIDAVRARDRSLLNAEVAVGNDSTGWCNLANVAFQAGESFSRELAGEVKLDQWDALLGEMDEHLAAHDLKLDSREIKLSPLLSLDPQTEQFVGSDADVANGLLRRQYRKGYEVPEIV
- a CDS encoding ABC transporter permease, giving the protein MATIEHTIESTPADSGADWLGRLDRWCERVGDAINPILVKETRQSLKSRQFVVTFSMILFAALAWTIAGSLSLMPRIYTTPSAPRMMIGYYAVLALPMMMVVPLAAYRSLESEIDDGTLELLSITALSPWQIVMGKLASASLQMVLYFVTLFPCLAYAYSLRGVDLPTTLLIVASLAVTGLLLTVVGLFFAPLARGRSGRVATMLVLIFILVLAEYGISSMVVGMILYGNPLSAPALLFTVLATFALSGSLGHLLLTATAAQLTPETENRSTSLRLSLLVLTTICVATIAAAMLVLGDDGLPVYIGGLFVIAGLWTFCGALMVGERSTITPRIRRELPSSFLGRLCLTWLTPGPTTGLVFAIIGISILASIQYVSLDWVLRTANVGGSMRRQLRLLLGVPAILYPAYLISFLVAVRVVMFAVRLRNNPRVEIGLAALIVVAVMAALVPYSLQLHYNDYQPLTYDSTWQVTNWAFTMATAVERRLPPGVVGQIVGAAVCLSLLSFFAAWQTTRPRRIATPQRVQEELSRR